The following proteins are co-located in the Paludibaculum fermentans genome:
- a CDS encoding M1 family metallopeptidase: protein MKTLRLFACLLLAAGMWAAQPLRYALDLTVVPERPEFNGVVHITVRLDAATRALTLNAKDLVPAAAQVRLGGRTFTARASVLNPEELRVEWPQPLGPGAAEVEIHYQGRIDDKAMDGPYRRQVEGQWYVFTTFTAIEARRAVPCFDEPRYKTPWKLTLHVRREHRAFSNAPLESEADEPEGMKVVRFTETAPLPSELVAFAIGPFDTVNGPDAGERKVPVRVVTPKGRGEQGRYAADITNRVLEGLERYTGIPYPFRKLDHLARAEGAFGAVENPGLINYQQSTLLAEPGKDSEQWRERLRQIMTHELAHQWFGNLVTQAGWEDVWLSEGFATWLAGVMMDAEHPATEKHLAAVAARERIMAADVGPKARPVRVPMKNREDLKDVYSRMVYQKGAAVLLMLEGWHGAQRFQGELQRYLKQRPFGTATTDDLADALDAKPTLHSFLDQPGVPSVQVKRKCESGRGALVVEQTAGEARWSVPVCWKTNAGQACTLLTEAAREVPMEACPAWVFANAGGTGYYRTVWTEAELEAVAQGGLPELTPAERLTLVYDLKAGGHGRALLAVLARDAQPRVAQAAAEALKTLKESGQEKP, encoded by the coding sequence ATGAAGACGCTGCGACTGTTCGCCTGCCTGCTGCTGGCCGCCGGAATGTGGGCGGCCCAGCCACTGCGCTATGCGCTGGACCTGACGGTGGTGCCGGAACGGCCGGAGTTCAATGGCGTCGTGCACATCACGGTCCGGCTGGATGCGGCCACCCGGGCGCTCACCCTGAACGCGAAGGACCTCGTTCCAGCCGCGGCGCAGGTGCGCCTGGGTGGCCGGACCTTCACGGCACGTGCCTCGGTCCTGAACCCGGAGGAGCTGCGGGTGGAGTGGCCCCAGCCGCTGGGTCCCGGCGCGGCCGAGGTGGAGATCCACTACCAGGGGCGCATCGATGACAAAGCCATGGACGGTCCCTACCGCCGGCAGGTGGAGGGCCAGTGGTATGTCTTCACCACCTTCACGGCCATCGAGGCACGCCGGGCGGTCCCGTGTTTCGATGAGCCGCGCTACAAGACGCCGTGGAAGCTGACGCTGCATGTGCGGCGCGAGCACCGGGCGTTCAGCAACGCTCCGCTGGAGTCCGAAGCGGACGAACCAGAGGGCATGAAGGTGGTGCGGTTCACTGAAACGGCTCCGCTGCCCAGTGAGCTAGTCGCCTTTGCCATAGGTCCCTTCGACACGGTGAACGGCCCGGACGCGGGCGAGCGGAAGGTGCCCGTACGCGTGGTGACGCCGAAGGGGCGCGGCGAGCAGGGGCGCTATGCGGCGGACATCACGAACCGCGTGCTGGAAGGGCTGGAGCGCTACACCGGGATCCCCTATCCGTTCCGCAAGCTGGACCACCTGGCACGGGCGGAAGGCGCCTTCGGCGCGGTGGAGAATCCAGGGCTGATCAACTACCAGCAGAGCACGCTGCTGGCGGAGCCAGGCAAGGACTCCGAGCAGTGGCGCGAGCGCCTCCGCCAGATCATGACGCACGAGCTGGCGCACCAGTGGTTCGGCAATCTGGTGACCCAGGCCGGCTGGGAAGACGTGTGGCTGAGCGAAGGCTTCGCCACCTGGCTGGCCGGCGTCATGATGGACGCCGAGCATCCGGCTACGGAGAAGCACCTGGCGGCGGTGGCGGCGCGCGAGCGGATCATGGCCGCCGATGTGGGTCCCAAGGCCCGGCCGGTGCGCGTGCCGATGAAGAACCGCGAGGATCTCAAGGACGTCTACAGCCGTATGGTGTACCAGAAGGGCGCGGCCGTGCTGCTGATGCTGGAGGGCTGGCACGGCGCGCAGCGGTTCCAGGGTGAGCTCCAGCGGTATCTGAAGCAGAGGCCGTTTGGGACAGCCACCACGGACGACCTGGCTGACGCGCTCGACGCCAAGCCGACCCTGCACTCGTTTCTGGACCAGCCCGGAGTCCCGTCGGTTCAAGTGAAGCGGAAGTGCGAAAGCGGCCGGGGTGCGCTGGTGGTGGAACAGACGGCCGGCGAGGCCCGGTGGTCCGTACCGGTCTGCTGGAAGACGAACGCGGGGCAGGCTTGCACCCTGTTGACCGAAGCAGCGCGCGAGGTTCCGATGGAAGCCTGTCCGGCGTGGGTCTTCGCGAATGCGGGCGGGACGGGCTACTACCGCACCGTCTGGACCGAGGCGGAGTTGGAGGCAGTGGCGCAGGGCGGCCTGCCGGAACTGACTCCGGCGGAGCGGCTGACGCTGGTCTACGACCTGAAGGCGGGCGGCCACGGGCGGGCCCTGCTGGCCGTCCTGGCCCGGGATGCGCAGCCGCGCGTGGCGCAGGCGGCCGCCGAGGCGCTGAAGACGCTCAAGGAATCCGGGCAGGAGAAGCCTTGA
- a CDS encoding APC family permease, with protein MTPGRLPGQSLLRSLRTRDLTAVVLNGVIGAGIFGLPSRVFALSGDYSLFAFLACAVCVAIIVLSFAEVASRFSETGGPYLYAREAFGPSAAFAVGWLLWVARISAFAANCSLLAEYLALFVPALSGGPARAALLAVVVAALTWLNIRGIRPVALASNVLAVGKLIPLAGFAIAGLFFLQPVQFNFQQPPSYRSFSLSVLLLVFAFTGFEMGMVPAGESKNPKKDLPRALFSGMTVVIALYMLIQVVCIGTLPGLAGSKRPLADAAAAFSGPAGAAVMAAGLVVSLAGNLNVLVLSASRILFAMGEQGDLPAPLARLHPVFRTPVAAVLWTAAAMLALTLSGTYVYLVTVSTLSRLVAYLATCGSVPRLRRQPEAPVALFHTPGGVPMALLGVVVCLWLFSSSTWLEARDTMLATAFGFVLFGVTRWRRPEPR; from the coding sequence TTGACGCCGGGCCGGCTGCCGGGCCAGAGCCTGCTGCGTTCCCTGCGGACCCGCGACCTGACGGCCGTGGTGCTGAACGGCGTGATCGGCGCGGGCATCTTCGGCCTGCCGTCCCGTGTATTCGCCCTGAGCGGCGACTACAGCCTGTTCGCGTTCCTGGCCTGCGCGGTGTGCGTGGCAATCATCGTCCTGTCGTTCGCCGAGGTCGCGAGCCGCTTCTCGGAGACCGGCGGGCCCTATCTCTACGCGCGGGAGGCCTTCGGGCCGAGCGCGGCCTTTGCCGTGGGCTGGCTGTTGTGGGTGGCGCGGATCTCCGCCTTTGCGGCCAACTGCTCGCTGCTGGCCGAGTATCTGGCTTTGTTCGTACCCGCGTTGTCGGGCGGACCGGCGCGGGCCGCATTGCTGGCCGTCGTTGTAGCGGCCCTGACCTGGCTGAACATCCGGGGCATCCGGCCAGTGGCCCTGGCGAGCAATGTGCTGGCGGTGGGCAAACTGATCCCGCTGGCCGGCTTCGCCATCGCCGGCTTGTTCTTCCTGCAGCCGGTGCAGTTCAACTTCCAGCAGCCGCCCAGCTACCGCTCGTTCTCGCTCTCCGTGCTGCTGCTGGTGTTCGCCTTCACCGGATTTGAGATGGGCATGGTGCCGGCCGGCGAGTCGAAGAACCCGAAGAAGGACCTGCCGCGAGCCCTGTTTTCGGGCATGACGGTGGTCATCGCCCTATACATGCTGATCCAGGTGGTGTGCATCGGCACGCTGCCCGGCCTGGCCGGTTCGAAACGGCCGCTGGCGGATGCGGCGGCGGCGTTCAGCGGACCCGCCGGAGCCGCGGTGATGGCAGCCGGGCTGGTGGTCTCGCTGGCCGGCAACCTGAACGTCCTGGTGCTGTCGGCGTCGCGGATCCTGTTTGCCATGGGCGAGCAGGGCGACCTGCCGGCACCCCTGGCGCGGCTGCACCCGGTATTTCGGACGCCGGTGGCGGCCGTGCTCTGGACCGCGGCGGCGATGCTGGCGCTGACGCTGTCGGGGACCTATGTGTACCTGGTGACGGTGAGCACGTTGTCGAGGCTGGTGGCCTACCTGGCAACCTGCGGGTCAGTACCGCGGCTGCGGCGGCAACCGGAGGCTCCGGTGGCTTTGTTCCACACGCCCGGAGGAGTGCCGATGGCGCTGCTGGGGGTAGTGGTGTGCCTGTGGCTGTTCTCCAGCAGCACCTGGCTGGAGGCGCGGGACACGATGCTGGCCACGGCGTTTGGCTTCGTTTTGTTCGGCGTGACCCGCTGGCGGCGTCCGGAACCTCGCTGA
- a CDS encoding HNH endonuclease: MSNFDDGVTARLMATGKWSKDQAEAGERANYRCEYCDLDLLSSIDNYKLWTLDHIVPKEVGGDESLDNLAIACRMCNVYFKWRWDPRKGAPAGADRAGLVAAVRLHVEAQRIRMAGDLELVRQIVEYKPNPECPIR; encoded by the coding sequence ATGAGTAATTTCGACGATGGTGTAACTGCTCGATTGATGGCAACTGGAAAATGGTCAAAGGATCAGGCTGAGGCGGGAGAACGAGCTAATTACCGCTGTGAGTACTGCGATCTGGACCTACTGAGCTCAATTGACAACTACAAACTCTGGACTCTGGACCATATAGTCCCCAAGGAAGTGGGAGGAGACGAGTCACTCGACAATCTCGCTATCGCCTGCAGGATGTGCAATGTGTACTTCAAGTGGCGGTGGGATCCCCGCAAAGGTGCCCCCGCAGGTGCCGACCGGGCCGGACTCGTGGCTGCGGTGCGCCTTCACGTCGAAGCACAGCGGATCCGCATGGCCGGTGACCTCGAACTTGTTCGACAAATTGTTGAGTACAAACCGAATCCAGAATGTCCCATCAGGTGA
- a CDS encoding FAD-dependent monooxygenase has product MTEHAVVIAGGGPTGLMLAAELALAGIDVAIVERRTSQELIGARAGGLHARTLEILDQRGMVDRFLKEGHIAQVAGFAGVRLDLSGFPTRHPYGLGLWQNQIERILAGWVEELAVPIYRGREVAGFTQDDSGVGIQLSDGGLLRAQYLAGCDGGRSRVRKAAGIEFPGCDPTTSCLTAEVELAELPELGVRHDAIGVHGFGRREYEIRDGKVVFKESGPIRVMVTERQVGPSTEPTLRDLSEALIAVYGTDYGVHSPTYISRFTDMTRQAAAYRDRRVLLAGDAAHIHAPDGGHGLNTGVQDAVNLGWKLALVVKGIASEGLLDTYHAERHPVAARVLRHTMAAVQLRRADERTKAVQDTVAELLGMDEPRKRFAAEMSGLGIRYDLGEGHPLLGRRMPDLEVTAAQGPLRVFTLLHQARPVLLHLGEPGRVDIAPWADRVQLVDARYAGAWELPAIGPVPPPIALLIRPDGYVAWVGDGAQQGLAEALTQWFGAPLAP; this is encoded by the coding sequence ATGACGGAACACGCGGTGGTCATCGCCGGAGGCGGCCCCACGGGCCTGATGCTGGCGGCCGAACTGGCCCTGGCGGGGATCGACGTCGCAATTGTCGAACGCCGCACCAGCCAGGAGCTCATCGGAGCGCGCGCGGGCGGCCTCCATGCGCGCACTCTCGAGATCCTCGATCAACGGGGCATGGTCGACCGGTTCCTCAAGGAGGGACATATCGCCCAGGTGGCGGGCTTCGCCGGAGTCCGGCTGGACCTCAGCGGATTCCCCACCCGGCACCCCTACGGGCTCGGACTCTGGCAGAACCAGATTGAGCGGATCCTGGCCGGCTGGGTCGAAGAACTGGCCGTGCCGATCTACCGTGGACGCGAGGTGGCGGGCTTCACGCAGGACGACTCGGGCGTCGGCATCCAACTGTCCGACGGCGGACTTCTGCGGGCTCAATACCTCGCCGGATGCGATGGCGGCCGCAGCCGGGTGCGCAAAGCAGCCGGCATCGAGTTCCCGGGCTGCGACCCGACCACCAGTTGCCTGACGGCCGAGGTGGAACTGGCCGAACTGCCGGAACTGGGCGTCCGCCACGACGCCATCGGCGTCCACGGCTTTGGGCGGCGGGAATATGAAATCCGCGACGGCAAGGTGGTTTTCAAGGAGAGCGGGCCCATCCGCGTCATGGTGACCGAGCGGCAGGTGGGCCCCTCCACCGAACCAACCCTGCGCGACCTCAGTGAGGCGCTGATCGCCGTCTACGGCACCGACTACGGCGTTCACAGTCCCACCTACATCTCCCGGTTCACCGACATGACCCGCCAGGCCGCGGCCTACCGCGACAGAAGGGTCCTGCTGGCCGGCGATGCCGCGCACATCCACGCCCCGGACGGAGGGCACGGCCTGAACACCGGGGTGCAGGACGCGGTAAACCTGGGCTGGAAGCTGGCCCTAGTGGTGAAGGGGATTGCATCCGAGGGCCTGCTGGATACGTACCACGCCGAGCGCCACCCGGTCGCCGCCCGCGTCCTGCGCCACACAATGGCGGCGGTCCAGCTACGACGCGCGGACGAACGCACGAAGGCCGTGCAGGATACCGTGGCTGAACTCCTGGGGATGGACGAGCCTCGCAAACGCTTTGCCGCCGAGATGTCCGGCCTGGGCATTCGCTACGACCTGGGTGAAGGACACCCGCTGCTGGGCCGCCGCATGCCGGATCTCGAAGTGACCGCGGCCCAGGGCCCTCTTCGCGTCTTCACCCTGCTGCACCAGGCCCGCCCGGTGCTGCTCCACTTAGGCGAGCCCGGCCGTGTGGACATCGCTCCCTGGGCAGACCGGGTTCAGTTGGTGGACGCCCGCTATGCCGGCGCCTGGGAACTCCCGGCGATCGGACCGGTCCCCCCGCCCATTGCCTTGCTAATACGCCCCGACGGCTATGTGGCCTGGGTGGGCGACGGAGCCCAGCAGGGCCTCGCCGAGGCGCTCACCCAGTGGTTCGGAGCGCCTCTCGCCCCATAG
- a CDS encoding ABC transporter permease: protein MLADLRDAVRQLRKAPGVTATAVITLTLGIGATTSIFTLVHQVMLKSLPVAKPEELWKIGDKVRCCNWGGYTQGDDGDFSLFSWEAYRHFRAQTPEFADLAALQAGNAQLGVRKAGSASPAETRNGEFVSGNFFRTFGVQPWIGRLLTDEDDVEGAPPVAVMSHRIWNEKYGADPSVVGTAYQINGRSFTVVGVAAPGFYGAKLAGWGMPDLWLPLTAELVIDGETARLKRPNQNFLNLIGRVRPGVNPNTLEAKLKVEFHDWLAGHVPDMEPGEKQLWSQQTVRLAPGGSGIEVMRDQYEDGLNLLLIAAGCVLLVACANLANLMLTRGLKDRVQTSIRVALGASRARLMRGVLVESILLAVVGGALGIAVAYAGTKVMVTLAFQSGSQANYVPLQTAPSWPILLFALGVSMLTGILFGIAPAWITSHADPADALRGLGRSVGAGRAWTQKGLVIAQIAVSVVLLSVAALLGKSLRNLEHQDFGFETKDRYIAWINPMLGNYKPEQLEPMFRQINERLLQIPGMRMVAPALYAPLTGDSWNNGIRIAGQPEPGAREDTGAGFVRVMPGFFEAIGAKTVLGRPITENDTATTRPVAVVNQAFVNRFFKDQNPIGQHFGSGKIKYAGTYEIVGVINDVRYMTYDYKNPVRPMYWLAEAQTVQFDDPAYRSGEIWSHNLQNIVLWAPGDPPELEKQVRNALASVDPNLVLYGVDPYSRVVSADFRQQRLIAGLTTLFGILGLVLAVVGLFGVLAYMVERRTGEIGLRMALGADRGRVVAMVMAGACWQVAAGLAIGIPLAVLAGRLMTVHLFGVQPGDPAMLAMATVLLGLVAMAASLIPAWRAACVEPMSALRAE, encoded by the coding sequence GTGCTGGCCGATTTGCGCGATGCAGTGCGGCAATTGCGAAAGGCTCCGGGTGTCACCGCGACGGCGGTGATCACCCTCACGCTGGGTATCGGAGCGACCACCTCAATCTTCACCCTGGTTCACCAGGTAATGCTGAAATCGCTGCCGGTAGCAAAACCGGAAGAGCTTTGGAAGATTGGTGACAAAGTCCGCTGCTGCAATTGGGGCGGGTACACCCAGGGCGATGACGGCGATTTCTCCCTGTTCTCCTGGGAAGCCTACCGGCACTTCCGCGCACAGACGCCCGAGTTCGCTGACCTGGCGGCGCTTCAGGCGGGCAATGCCCAACTGGGCGTGCGCAAGGCCGGCTCGGCTTCGCCGGCCGAAACCCGCAATGGGGAGTTCGTCTCCGGCAACTTCTTCCGCACCTTCGGGGTGCAGCCGTGGATCGGCCGCCTGTTGACCGATGAGGACGACGTCGAAGGCGCGCCGCCGGTCGCGGTGATGAGTCACCGGATCTGGAATGAAAAGTACGGCGCCGATCCCTCGGTGGTCGGCACGGCCTACCAGATCAACGGCCGTTCCTTCACGGTCGTCGGCGTGGCTGCTCCGGGCTTCTATGGCGCGAAGCTCGCGGGCTGGGGCATGCCCGATCTGTGGCTGCCCCTGACGGCGGAACTCGTCATTGATGGCGAGACCGCGCGCCTGAAACGGCCGAATCAGAACTTCCTCAATCTGATTGGACGGGTGCGCCCGGGCGTGAATCCGAACACGCTCGAAGCCAAGCTGAAAGTAGAATTCCACGACTGGCTGGCCGGCCACGTGCCCGATATGGAGCCGGGCGAGAAACAGCTCTGGAGCCAGCAGACAGTGCGCCTGGCGCCCGGCGGATCGGGTATCGAAGTCATGCGGGATCAGTACGAGGACGGGCTCAACCTGCTGCTGATCGCCGCCGGCTGCGTGCTGTTGGTGGCCTGCGCGAACCTCGCCAATCTGATGCTCACGCGCGGCTTGAAGGATCGGGTGCAGACTTCCATCCGGGTGGCCCTGGGTGCGTCGCGGGCGCGCCTGATGCGCGGCGTCCTGGTGGAGTCCATCCTGCTTGCCGTCGTTGGCGGAGCTTTGGGCATCGCCGTGGCTTACGCCGGGACGAAGGTGATGGTCACTCTTGCCTTTCAGAGCGGCAGCCAGGCCAACTACGTCCCTCTTCAGACGGCTCCGTCCTGGCCCATCCTGCTGTTCGCCCTGGGGGTTTCCATGTTGACGGGCATCCTGTTCGGCATCGCACCGGCCTGGATCACTTCGCATGCCGATCCCGCCGATGCACTGCGGGGCCTGGGGCGCTCCGTCGGGGCCGGGCGTGCCTGGACCCAGAAGGGGCTGGTGATTGCGCAGATCGCGGTCTCGGTGGTCCTGCTATCCGTGGCTGCCTTGTTGGGCAAGAGCCTCCGCAACCTCGAACATCAGGACTTCGGCTTCGAAACGAAAGACCGTTATATCGCCTGGATCAATCCGATGCTGGGCAACTACAAGCCCGAGCAACTGGAGCCGATGTTCCGCCAGATCAACGAGCGGCTGCTCCAGATCCCTGGTATGCGCATGGTCGCGCCCGCGCTCTATGCGCCCTTGACGGGTGACAGTTGGAACAACGGGATTCGTATCGCGGGCCAACCCGAGCCAGGCGCCAGGGAAGATACAGGCGCCGGCTTTGTCCGCGTGATGCCGGGCTTCTTTGAAGCGATCGGCGCAAAGACCGTGTTGGGCCGGCCCATCACGGAAAACGATACGGCCACGACGCGTCCCGTGGCGGTGGTCAACCAGGCGTTTGTGAATCGCTTCTTCAAGGACCAGAACCCGATTGGACAGCACTTCGGCAGCGGCAAGATCAAATACGCGGGGACTTATGAGATCGTCGGCGTGATCAACGATGTCCGGTACATGACCTACGACTACAAGAATCCCGTCCGGCCGATGTATTGGTTAGCGGAAGCCCAGACGGTCCAGTTTGACGATCCGGCCTACCGCAGCGGTGAGATCTGGTCCCACAATCTCCAGAACATCGTGCTGTGGGCGCCGGGCGACCCGCCGGAGCTGGAAAAACAGGTGCGCAACGCTCTGGCCAGCGTCGACCCGAATCTCGTTCTGTATGGAGTGGACCCGTACAGCCGGGTGGTCAGCGCGGATTTCCGGCAGCAGCGGCTGATTGCCGGCCTGACGACGCTCTTCGGCATTCTCGGACTCGTTCTGGCCGTGGTTGGACTGTTCGGCGTGCTGGCTTACATGGTGGAACGGCGTACGGGGGAAATCGGCCTGCGCATGGCCCTAGGGGCGGATCGCGGCCGCGTGGTGGCGATGGTGATGGCCGGAGCCTGCTGGCAGGTGGCGGCCGGGCTCGCGATTGGAATTCCCCTGGCTGTCCTGGCGGGCCGGCTGATGACCGTTCACCTGTTCGGTGTGCAGCCGGGGGATCCCGCGATGCTCGCCATGGCTACGGTCCTGCTCGGCCTGGTCGCGATGGCGGCGTCGCTGATCCCTGCCTGGCGCGCGGCCTGTGTGGAGCCCATGTCGGCGCTGCGGGCGGAATGA